DNA from Scheffersomyces stipitis CBS 6054 chromosome 1, whole genome shotgun sequence:
ATCAAAGTAGAGGTCTGTGAAAAACCGtcaaagagattgaatCCAGCTATGGTGGCCAATCCTCTTCACGGAAAGAGAGAAGTCATTTTGTTTGGTGGAGAACATACCAATGGGTCTGTTTCTCATTTTTACAACGACATGTACACCTATGCTATAGACAATAATACATGGAGAAGAATAACGTCTAAGAACTCACCTTTACCTCGATCTTCACACGCAATGTGTGCCCATCCATCTGGTGTGATTTTGATGTTTGGTGgtgaattttcttctcccAAGCAATCCACATTCTACCATTATGGTGATACATGGATACTCGATGCGGATTCCAAGGAATGGATGAAAATCGATCAGAAGAGAGGTCCTTCGGCCAGATCCGGTCATAGATTGGCTGTATGGAAGAACTACATCATTATGCACGGTGGCTTCCGTGACTTGGGGACTATGTCTACTTACTTGAACGATGTCTGGTTATTCGACATCACCACATACAAATGGGTGCAAGTTGAATTTCCACCTAACCATCCTATTCCGGATGCTAGATCAGGTCATTCATTGCTTCCGTGTGCTGAGGGTGCCGTTTTATACGGTGGCTATTGCAAGGTCAAGGCTAAGAAGGGTTTACAAAAGGGTAAAGTCTTGGGAGACACAtggttgttgaagatgaagagcGACCCTAAGGGTATCAGAttcgaaagaagaagaaagcaaggGTTCAATCCATCAGCAAGAGTAGGTTGTTCATTGGTTTACCACAAAAACAGAGGTATCATGTTCGGAGGAGTCTTTGATTACGAGGAAAGTGAAGAACAGTTAGATTCCgaattctacaataacTTGTACTCGTATCATCCAGAAACTAACAGGTGGTACAACTTGACATTGAAGcccagaagaaagagaaaggaacaagtcaaagaaaagacaagagacgaagacttggaagagcTCTTGAACTCGATCTTAGCCAAAGCAAAGTTgaatgatgatgacgatgaaacCGGTGACGAGCTTTCTCAGTTAGAAcagttgaagttgaaagagcaggaagaagagaaagaagaggcTATTGAGTATGTCGTCATGAACCAGTTGCCCCATGCTCGTTTCAATGCCACTACATGTGTTGTAGATGACGTATTATATATTTTTGGTGGTATCTTTGAAAGAGGTGAACACGAGTACAACTTGGATTCCATGTATGCCATCGATCTCGGGAAGTTAGATGGTTGCAGAGTCTTGTGGGAAGACTTATCTGAATTGGACCAAGAAATAGTTGATTCTGACGAGGATGAGtacgatgacgaagatgacgaagatgacgaagatgacgacgaagaaagCGATACCAAATtagaagctgaagatgaagaagaaactgaagaggaagaggaggaagTTGACGAGGACGAGATTCCTGATCCAAGACCATGGTTGCCACATCCAAAGccatttgaaaacttgcGTGCTTTCTACAGTCGTACTGGTGCTCATTTCTTGGAATGGTCTATCTCTAGCCATAGAGATGCTAGAGGTaaatatttgaagaaggcagCCTTTGACTTGTGTGAAGATAGATTCTgggaaagaagagaacagGTGGCTATTGCTGAagacaacttggaagagttggGTGGCGTAGGCGAAGTAATTGAAAAGGACACCTCCAAGAGTACCAAGAGAAGATAGACAACCTAGAACATAGAGATAGATCAGCATAGAACAGAGTAGAATATGTATAACTTTAAAAATTAAGATATTTATTATATATTAATTGTGCCATCTAATGtacagaaattgaaatgaaCCGTATCTCTATTGAAGACTGGATTATGCAAAATGGATACCAACTTGGTGGAAAGCgtacaacaacttcaagaagtcagTCTGGTCTAATTTGGAAGCTCTCTTTTCGGCAAAGCCTGTTTCAGTCAAAACCTGGTCAATCTTAttcttgacaacttcaGTCATACTGGCTTTGTCATCGACAACCATAGCATCGTCGGTGTTGGAGGTAGCCAAGAAAGTCTTGTAATTTTTTTCTAAGATTTCGATGACattgttggatttgaaaCCTGCAGCTATGgtcttgttctttctgaCGAATACAATTCTCAATAACCCATCCCATTCGTGGAAGTCGATATTAGGTCTAGGGGTTTTGACTTCAATACGCACCACTGAGGATTCAACTTGTGGAGGAGGACGGAAGTTGTTCTTGCCGACCTTCATTATATGAGTCACATTAGCCCACATTTGTACGTTGGCAGATAATCTACAGTATAAACCATCACCTGGTCTTGCAAGTAATCTCAAAGCGAATTCTCTCTGGAACATAAGAATAGACACTCTAGGAGGTCTTGGTTGGTTCAACAACTTAAACACTAAAGGAGATGAAATCTGGTAGGGGGTATTCGAGATACAAACGTCAAAGTATGGCAAGTCGGTCTTCATGAAATCACCTAAAAGaatctccaacttcttttgTTGGGGAGTTCCATGAACTCTCTTGGTTAATTCAGCTGCCATTCTAGGATCCATTTCCACAGCCACAACCTTGCGAGCCTGTTCCAAAATACGAACAGTCAAGTTACCAGTACCTGGTCCAACTTCCAAGACAATATCTGAAGGTTTGATTCCAGCtttatcaacaattccttgTGCCACCAATGggttcttcaagatatgTTGACCCAAGTTGGTATTGAACTTAAACACGGAGTTAAGATGCTTTTCGGCAGCCACAGTGGCTCCAGTTGGGTTAGGTGCAGATGAGAACTTTTTCTTAGGAGCCTTGGCCATTTTACAAATGTAGTATatgtttcttgaaagacATAAATGAACTCTCTATTCGTAGATTCATGATTTATTTAGTTAGGCTCATctcgaatttttcaggttttcacgtgactcTTAAATTTTTTTGTATGCACTCGTTACATTAATGGGGTTGTATGCAAATACTCCTAGATAGATTAACTCCCACTTAATATGTCCTTTTTCACTGAAGTAATTTTAACTCATTATATCTGAATACTATTCCTCTACTTTTCTTTCATACTTTTCTGTTCTCTAGTTCATTCTTACTTTTCATCTTGCAAACCTTAATCGTTTACTACCCGATTTCTTAGATCACATAAGTAtggacttcttctgaattaTTGtaatttgcacccatatCCGTCTAGGAATTCAGGGTGGTCTAGGCCACAATTTCTTGTGATCGCAAAAgttattcaaaaaaataGAGAGTTTAGTCGATTGTTAGCTTTGAATTTTGAAACTGTTAATATACGCTCCTGGTGTTGTGTATTAAATGAATATAAACATTTGTAGTGTCACAAACAGTGCTCGAAAGCTATTGCTTGAAATCTTTAGGGTTACTGCCTGGGTTGGCCAAACAGAATGAACTATTTCACTTCGAAACAATGTGGTGGGAAAAGTAGAGAACTTTTTCCAAGGTTTTAGGTTTTCCTTTGCACTGTGGTCCTACTAGTTAAGGTTGAGTACTTCTTATCCAATCCATtgagaagaaagcaaaatTGACATTCTGTGACTTCATTTATGTGCATCCAAGTAATGATAATGGTTTGTCTATCTGCCAGCACATTCACTCCAATTGAAAGTAAGTTTCGCCTTGAGGCCACCTACATCTATACTTGACAATCCCAGACTACAATTAATAGCCCACGCACATCAGGTTAACGTAGTTGTTGACGTAGTAAACGATAGTCCCTATGACAGCATAAAACAACTGTGTGGCGGCCAACTGTACTGCTCCTTGTCTATTGATTCCCTTTAATCCTTTCTTGGGTTCCTTGTCCGAGAAAATCCCTACACCATACAACACTAAGATCCCTAAACTGAACGCTAAGAGAGCAAAAGTGTATGTGAGGACCAACACTATAAGTCCACTCCGTATGTCGGTGGTTTGATCAATAAACCAACCCCATTGGTGACAGAACTGTGGGTCCACAGTGAAGAAATAACTGATGAGAGGCTCGATGAAATTACCGTTCCTGGCCTCGGTCCACTCTCTGAAGGTAGTCAAGGACGAGAATGTCTCTGTAAACAAATTCAGCATAGTGATATATCTCAAGATTAATACAGAAAAGTAGAGAAGAActagatgaagaaatttcaGCTTTATTTCAGTTGAGCAAATCCATCTGTAGCCTTCTGTATAAAGTCGGCCATGAAAACGTTGTCTaattaatttttcagctgAGATTTTCTTGGCTTGGCCCAGctgattttgcaactagTTTCATTAATTGTAGCAGTTTGTAGGAGATTTTATTAGGTTAAGAATAGTCTTCCACTAGCTCCTATCATAGACCGATCGGTATATATATTGGAAGACGAAGCCCAGAATGTAAGAATAAATTGTAAGCTGATATTTAGAGAAATTAATTAGAAGGCTTCGCAACACCGAGCCTCATGCAGAGTGATAACGATAAAAGAattcgcaaccattttttACAATGCATAGGCAAGTGTACCAGAAACCTTTCCACATGTTCTATTTCCATAAAATAAAACACTTGCGCAAACTACTTTCATTCGAATTCTGTATGTCACTTTAATTTCGAACTTTTTGCTATCATAGAACATATCCTATCATGACTTCGGAAATCTTCTGTTCATAACTTCTCTGCCAAATAAGAGCCGAGAAGAATAGAATCTCTATTGACAATACAGAACTCACAATCCTAGTCAGGCTACTAAAGAGTCTCATAGATAATGCCGCAGATCAATCCTATTCTTTCCTCTTGAATAAGAAACGAATAAGCAATAAGAATTGCTTAAGTTTTCGAGAAAGAATCAACATTTGCGGAAGGTTCAATCATCACTATGGAATATGACCTCCGGCAAACAtagaaagaagacagaACCATTACAAATAATCATACATTTTTATTGACTTTCATGTAAAATCTCTGCCTGTAGTTTCTAATCTGCTCGTGTGATGTGCTGGAAGGGTCTCTTGGTGTACTGTATCTGGTAAAGGAAGAACTCTCACGATATGTAAGACCAAAGAATTATTCCATACGCCGTAGTAAACCTGTTGCAAATCCCTTCCCAAGCACCAATGCCCTTAGTCTCCAGAATCGGTGACAAAACTCCATACAAGTTCAATTGAGCAAATTATCCCTTTATTCTGAAGCCTTTCACTTCATTCTATATCAGGATTGCTTCATTCGATGGATTCGACAAAACCACGTGACCCGCGCACAATACCGGGGGCATTCCATGGTGTTTACAATTGACATTACAACAGATCACTAAAACTGGCTACTACCTGTAAGCGGTGTGTAGCTTGTTTTGGAACCCCTAGAGATAAAATCTGGCTAACTGATAGTCACTTCTTGGTTTTCTGTACAAAAGAAGTGTTTTCACCATTTTAAAACTTTTCTGAAACAACTACTACTGGATCAGACACAAAAAGACACTGAACAAACAGATCAACGATCAGATCTTAGAAACACCATAGACTTGGTTTACAAGCTGATATTTTGACACACTATACTGGCAACCTTATATGAACTTCATTCTGAATCTGGCCATAGTTTTTCTTTGtacaaaatttgaatatcaCATTATATCATTCTCAATTCTCAGATCATTCTGCCGTCTGCGAATAATCGATGACTTCACCCACACGAAACGTGTATCATCGGCGAGAAACATCTATAAAGCGTCCCAAGGCAATACTAAGTCTGAATACAAAACTCTCGGAAATCCTTTCCAAGACTCCGGGGTTTTCTGCATTTGATGAGCTCATAAGTATACCTACTACTACAACAAAGCTTCACCAACATGATAtattcaagatcaacaagatcataGACGACATCCACTGCTATCTCACGGAACTTTTAGCCGATTTTTCAGATGTGGAAGAGGCGACTATCTCAAATGTTTCGGATCTAGAGTGGTactttgaaggaagagaaaatGTTCATGAGTTGACTAGAAACATGGAAAGCATCGATGCTATCATATCGCAATTGCTAGTCATAATTGAGTCTGACACCAGCAGTGAAATTCTGACGTCCTTGCTTTCTAAATTTGAAGTCTCTTCTGATCTCCTACTAGATGCAAAAAAGTTCATTATcaccttgaagaagaacgtTGATATTTCTGTCAACTAtaaggaaatcaaggaGTCTATCATCAAATCGCTCATGAACGAAATTGAGGATTGTATCAAAGTCTTTTTAAGATtacagaagttgaaattgtctTCGCCACGAAGAGAACTTCCCAATTTCGAATTGCTGAAGATTACTTCTAAGATGAGAATTAGCGATCTTTCAGTTACTAATAATTTATCCATGAAGTCTATGAGACTTCCGACATTTAATGAATTTGACGATGCACTATATAACGAATATCTTGATCTAGAATCACGAATAACACCTCTACAGGTTTCGCTAGATATTCTCCCTATgaagattgaagaatttgacCGAATGTGTTCTGGTTCGCTCTTCCCTTCGTCTAGATCTGATATATTTGACAACTTCGAAAAGTTAATGGGGAGATGGAACTACCTCCTTAATGAAAAGCAGCTGCTTAAAAAGGAGTGTTTAGATAGCAAATGGGACGAAATCTTCAGGTATCTCATCAGAGAGATTACAGCACAATGCCAAACAATAATAGACAAgttgtcttcgtcttctcCTCAAGATAGAAGCAAAGTGACAGATGAAGTGGGTTCAACTTACAAACTATGTTCCAATTCTATTATCCTCATTCATAAAGCGTTTCAAGAGTCAATAATATCAGACTCGTCTTTAGTAGCCTTGTTTAACGAGACCATACTTTTCAAATGGGATGATGTTAATAAGCTCTTAACCAATCCGTCTTTCAGAGCCAAACGCCCAGATAGCTCCAATCCGTTCATGATCAAGAATTCAACAGTTGACAAAAACggattgaagttgttccaAACTCGTGTTCGAAGTCTATCCCCAGAAGCTCCATTAAGCAATGGTTTGGGTATTGATCTAGGAATAGATGTGGAATCCACTAAAGTTCCGTTCAGTATtcgaaaagaagataaaatAGTTGATATTTTCACTTCGAGTCGTCCACAAACTCTGAGCAAAGATCTAGACTTTGCGTCTCTAACGATAGCCGACACTACGGTAGGAGAGGAACCAGAGCTGTCTACTCCAGTCAGAAGTACTTCTGGATTTTCAACTGCTGATGCTAAAGAGGAGGATAACATTGAAAACAATATGAATAATGATGATGTCGTAGGACAACACTTTGATGTTGTTGCatatttcaagaagattttgtCAAAAGACAACCTTAAGCCTTCCAGACTTCCAGTTATGGTAGCCAATTATTCGCAATTAAAATTGccaactttgaagaagaagttcgaAGATGTAAAACCTCCTACTAAAATTCCGGGAATATGTGCATCTCATCCTGTGTTTCATTCGCCTGATCACAGAGCAGTGAAAACACCTATAAAGATGCATTCTGGTACTTTGCGAGCCTTGTGTTCTCCTATACGAACCTATCCTGGAGGGCGATCTGAAGATGTGGAcgatatcttcaacattGGCAAATATGTTAGTCATTCtagaacttcttccaatggTTCCTTAAGTGGATCTTCTCTAAAGAATGGCAGGATACCAAATCTAGCCTACGCTAGCCCAGTGCTCAACAGCACATCTCCTGAAAGGCCgcattcttctttgggGTCGAGATACGAAGCTGCAAACTTGCTTCTGACTAAAGAACTCAGACCCAGTTGGAAATGATGGAGCTAGAAGCGAACTATTGATCTTGAGGTGGATCTCTAAGAAGGTAGTAATAATCTATACAGCATACGATCTAAAATTAACGAAATTGGTACATGAAATCATTAATGAATCTATTTACAGTGTATATTTGGATTGTGGATCTTACTATTGGGATAATAGCGTATTGCGCTGAAATAGTATATCGTAGTAATACCTTGTTGTTTTTGGTTTACTTGCTAGATTTTCCAGTAGGATCTTCCATAGTCTTACTAGTAAATCCTTGTAAGAAGAAATCCTTTCCAAAAATTTTGTAGGTCCAACTTTCCTTCTCCactttccatttctcaGCCTCGTCATACTTTCTGACTTCGTTTCcttccaacaattctcCCTGTCTGACCTTCTTAGTGGATGTTCCTTCTAGACGTCGGTACATTTCCAAGGACGGTATGATTATTAGTGGAACTGAAAGCAAGATCATAAATACTCCATAGTAACGAGTTCTAACAGCTTGTGGAGCCTTTTTCCAATTGGCTTTCCCTGTTTCCACTAGCTCTGTAATGAACTCACTTTGTGGAGCTTTGGGTTGTGGTTTTCGGATGCTGGAGGTCATCACAGGTTTGCCCTTTTTGCCTTCACGATGGAAAGACGAGTTTTCGAACTTACTCATAATTATAGGGAtgataaagaaaagaatacaGCTGTTATTGTAAATGAATGAAACCTAGATATAAACTGTAGCAAGATCGTAATACTAGACATGTAGTTTTttagtcacgtgaaaataTCGAAACGCATGCCTTCCAAATCAGTACTAGAAATAAATACGACATGGAAATCAACACTCTTGATTcactcttcttccaccatTTTCTGCCATTGTAGCTGTCATGACTTCGCAAGCGTCGCTGAACTTTGATTCGTTTTCTGAGCAGCTTGCTCTTCATCCAAAGCCCGAAAATCTCAAGTTTACCTATGGAACGGCAGGTTTCCGTATGGTAGCTACCGATTTGGACTATGTGAATTTCACGGTAGGAATCCTAGCTTCGCTTAGATCCAAATACCTAGGCGGAAAAACTGTCGGAGTGATGGTTACTGCTTCCCATAACCCTCCTCAGGATAACGGAGTTAAAGTCGTGGACCCCTTGGGTTCAATGCTTGCTGCCGAATGGGAAACCTATGCTACAACCTTGGCCAACTCGAGCCATGCAGAGTTATTGGGAAATATCGTCAAACTCAGCACGGACTTGAAAATTGACTTATCGCAACCTTCCAGTGTGATCATCGCCAGAGATTCGAGAGAACTGAGTCCTGCTTTATCAAATGCTACTATTGATGGATTTAAGGCTGTGCCTAATACTGAGTACACAGATTATGGTTTATTCACTACTCCACAATTGCAC
Protein-coding regions in this window:
- the DIM1 gene encoding Dimethyladenosine transferase (S-adenosylmethionine-6-N', N'-adenosyl(rRNA) dimethyltransferase) (18S rRNA dimethylase) codes for the protein MAKAPKKKFSSAPNPTGATVAAEKHLNSVFKFNTNLGQHILKNPLVAQGIVDKAGIKPSDIVLEVGPGTGNLTVRILEQARKVVAVEMDPRMAAELTKRVHGTPQQKKLEILLGDFMKTDLPYFDVCISNTPYQISSPLVFKLLNQPRPPRVSILMFQREFALRLLARPGDGLYCRLSANVQMWANVTHIMKVGKNNFRPPPQVESSVVRIEVKTPRPNIDFHEWDGLLRIVFVRKNKTIAAGFKSNNVIEILEKNYKTFLATSNTDDAMVVDDKASMTEVVKNKIDQVLTETGFAEKRASKLDQTDFLKLLYAFHQVGIHFA
- a CDS encoding predicted protein, producing the protein MTSPTRNVYHRRETSIKRPKAILSSNTKLSEILSKTPGFSAFDELISIPTTTTKLHQHDIFKINKIIDDIHCYLTELLADFSDVEEATISNVSDLEWYFEGRENVHELTRNMESIDAIISQLLVIIESDTSSEISTSLLSKFEVSSDLLLDAKKFIITLKKNVDISVNYKEIKESIIKSLMNEIEDCIKVFLRLQKLKLSSPRRELPNFELSKITSKMRISDLSVTNNLSMKSMRLPTFNEFDDALYNEYLDLESRITPLQVSLDILPMKIEEFDRMCSGSLFPSSRSDIFDNFEKLMGRWNYLLNEKQSLKKECLDSKWDEIFRYLIREITAQCQTIIDKLSSSSPQDRSKVTDEVGSTYKLCSNSIILIHKAFQESIISDSSLVALFNETILFKWDDVNKLLTNPSFRAKRPDSSNPFMIKNSTVDKNGLKLFQTRVRSLSPEAPLSNGLGIDLGIDVESTKVPFSIRKEDKIVDIFTSSRPQTSSKDLDFASLTIADTTVGEEPESSTPVRSTSGFSTADAKEEDNIENNMNNDDVVGQHFDVVAYFKKILSKDNLKPSRLPVMVANYSQLKLPTLKKKFEDVKPPTKIPGICASHPVFHSPDHRAVKTPIKMHSGTLRALCSPIRTYPGGRSEDVDDIFNIGKYVSHSRTSSNGSLSGSSLKNGRIPNLAYASPVLNSTSPERPHSSLGSRYEAANLLSTKELRPSWK
- a CDS encoding predicted protein, which translates into the protein MSKFENSSFHREGKKGKPVMTSSIRKPQPKAPQSEFITELVETGKANWKKAPQAVRTRYYGVFMILLSVPLIIIPSLEMYRRLEGTSTKKVRQGELLEGNEVRKYDEAEKWKVEKESWTYKIFGKDFFLQGFTSKTMEDPTGKSSK